DNA from Sulfurimonas gotlandica GD1:
CCTCATAAAAATGAAGTTAAATCGAAATGGCTTAAAAGATATCAGTTACTAGTTTCAAACGCTTCAAGCGGTGCTGTTTTAAAAACTGAATTATAAAAAAGGAAAATTATAAGTGAATGCAATTGCAATAAAACATAATGGCGAGATTATTGATTTACAAACTGCTAAAGAGCTTGGGTTTGAAGGTGAACAGATTCATCTAGATAACTCTAGCGACTCTTTAGAAGTTCTTCGTCACTCAACAGCTCACTTAATGGCGCAGGCTGTAAAGTCACTTTACCCAGATGCAAAGTTTTATGTAGGACCAACAGTTAAAGAAGGTTTTTACTACGATTTTAAAACTGAATCAGAAGTGGGTGAAGGTGATTTAAAAAATATTGAGAAGCAGATGCTTTCCTTTGCTAAGAAAAAATATGAGATTGAAAAATACGAGATCTCTATGGATGAAGCAAAAGAAAAGTTTAAAGATGATCATCTGAAACTTTCAGTAATGGAAAGAATACCAGGAGATAGAGTAACCATCTATAAGCAAGGTGAGTTTGAAGATCTTTGTCGTGGACCTCACTTACCAAATATTGGTCTTATCAGATACTTTAAACTGCTAAAGATTGCCGGTGCATATCTTGGTGGAGATTCTAAAAATGAAGTGCTAACTCGTATATATGGTATAGCCTTCGCAGATAAAGAGTCTTTAAGTGCACATATGACGATGCTTGCAGAAGCTGAAAAACGTGACCATAGAAAAATCGGTAATGAGATGAACCTTTTCACTTTCCGTGAAGAAGTTGGTGCGGGTTTTCCTATCTGGCTTCCAGCCGGTGGTAGACTTCGCGCAAGACTTGAAAGCTTACTTTATAAAGCTCACCGTAAACGTGGTTATGAGCCTGTTCGTGGTCCAGAGATGCTACGTTCAGATCTTTGGAAGACGTCTGGTCACTACCAAAACTATGGTGAAAACATGTATTTCACTAAGATTGATGACATAGAGTTCGGTGTAAAACCAATGAACTGTGTTGGTCATATTAAAGTATATGAAGATGAATTACGTTCTTACCGTGATCTTCCTATTAAATATTTTGAGTATGGAGTAGTTCACCGTCACGAATTTACTGGTGCACTTCATGGACTTTTCCGTGTTCGTGAGTTTACACAAGATGATGCCCACATATTCTGTACATCAGAACAAATAGAAGAGCAAATTATTGAAGTTGTTGATTTTGTAGATAAGATCATGTCAACATTTGAGTTTGATTATAAGATGATGGTTTCTACTAAACCTGAAAAAGCTGTTGGAAGTGATGAGGTATGGGAAGTTTCTACACAGGCACTTAAAAATGCAATGGACAAAAATAATTTGCCATATGAAATCGATGAAGGTGGTGGTGCATTTTACGGACCGAAGATTGATATTAAGATAACCGATGCCATTGGTCGTGAGTGGCAATGTGGAACAATTCAACTTGATTTTAATCTTCCAGAGCGTTTTGAGCTTGAATATAATGGTGAAAATAACGAGAAAATACAACCAGTTATGATTCATAGAGCAATTTTAGGTTCGTTTGAGCGTTTTATTGGTATATTAACGGAGCATTATGCTGGAGAGTTTCCAATGTTTATCGCTCCAACGCAAGTTGCCATCGTTCCAATCGCTGATACACATCACGGTTATGCGAAGGAATTAGCTGATAAACTTATCGACATAAATGCCGATAGTGAAATATACTCTAAGAATGATTCTTTAAATAAAAGAATCAGAACAGCAGAAAAGACAAGAGTTCCTATGCTTGTTATCATAGGTGATGAAGAGGTTGAAGGTAGGACTGTTGCAATTCGTGACAGAAGAA
Protein-coding regions in this window:
- the thrS gene encoding threonine--tRNA ligase, giving the protein MNAIAIKHNGEIIDLQTAKELGFEGEQIHLDNSSDSLEVLRHSTAHLMAQAVKSLYPDAKFYVGPTVKEGFYYDFKTESEVGEGDLKNIEKQMLSFAKKKYEIEKYEISMDEAKEKFKDDHLKLSVMERIPGDRVTIYKQGEFEDLCRGPHLPNIGLIRYFKLLKIAGAYLGGDSKNEVLTRIYGIAFADKESLSAHMTMLAEAEKRDHRKIGNEMNLFTFREEVGAGFPIWLPAGGRLRARLESLLYKAHRKRGYEPVRGPEMLRSDLWKTSGHYQNYGENMYFTKIDDIEFGVKPMNCVGHIKVYEDELRSYRDLPIKYFEYGVVHRHEFTGALHGLFRVREFTQDDAHIFCTSEQIEEQIIEVVDFVDKIMSTFEFDYKMMVSTKPEKAVGSDEVWEVSTQALKNAMDKNNLPYEIDEGGGAFYGPKIDIKITDAIGREWQCGTIQLDFNLPERFELEYNGENNEKIQPVMIHRAILGSFERFIGILTEHYAGEFPMFIAPTQVAIVPIADTHHGYAKELADKLIDINADSEIYSKNDSLNKRIRTAEKTRVPMLVIIGDEEVEGRTVAIRDRRTREQYNLSEDEFLKLIQTKINEVNF